One part of the Parabacteroides distasonis ATCC 8503 genome encodes these proteins:
- the ruvX gene encoding Holliday junction resolvase RuvX yields the protein MGRIIAIDYGRKRTGIAATDILQMIANGVATVPSGEVVKYLSDYISREPVDLFVVGLRKQMNNEPSENMKYVEAFVTHLKRTIPSIPVTYYDERFTSVLAHKAMLEGGLKKKKRQDKGLVDEISAVIILQAYLESKKYQL from the coding sequence ATGGGAAGAATAATTGCAATAGATTACGGCCGGAAACGTACGGGGATAGCCGCTACGGATATTTTACAGATGATCGCTAACGGCGTGGCGACAGTCCCAAGTGGAGAGGTTGTGAAGTACCTATCGGATTACATATCACGGGAACCGGTGGATTTATTTGTGGTCGGGCTTCGGAAGCAAATGAACAATGAGCCTTCTGAGAACATGAAGTATGTGGAGGCGTTCGTGACCCATCTGAAAAGGACGATACCAAGTATCCCGGTAACTTATTACGACGAGCGGTTCACGTCGGTCTTAGCTCATAAGGCCATGTTGGAAGGCGGTTTAAAGAAAAAGAAACGGCAAGATAAAGGATTGGTCGATGAGATTAGCGCCGTTATTATTTTGCAAGCTTATTTAGAAAGTAAAAAATATCAGTTATAA
- a CDS encoding undecaprenyl-phosphate glucose phosphotransferase, whose protein sequence is MILNKKHGYLIQWLIGVGDLIVLNLLFMAVFHLLGPKYTEAISYNLREVILLLNFCYFFSLYFIPIQLHQAVVFIDKIVQRAFGLVTVLIFLFATCLIFLNVGDILATFLLVYYGVSIILFSLWRVFVRLSLKFYRRKGYNFKKVVIVGAGKNGMELYQVMKDDLSYGFSVKGFFDDNDSLKDVLPNYLGKTSEVEAYVLEHDIDEIYCTLPGTNNGKIVRLLNFAEKKMVRFYIVPEFYRDVKKSMVMEVMESIPLLTVRREPLQSAYNRFLKRTFDIFFSLVILLTIYPILYIVVGIMIKLSSPGPILFKQKRTGLYGHDFECFKFRTMKVNAQADTLQAVKDDPRKTRIGDFLRRTNLDEFPQFVNVLLGDMSVVGPRPHMLKHTEQYSALIDKYMVRHLVKPGVTGWAQVTGYRGETKTLEQMEGRVKRDVWYIENWTFFLDLKIIVVTVLNMFKGEKNAY, encoded by the coding sequence ATGATATTGAACAAAAAACATGGTTATTTAATCCAATGGCTGATTGGTGTAGGAGATTTGATCGTATTGAATCTCTTGTTTATGGCCGTTTTTCATCTGCTTGGCCCGAAATACACGGAAGCGATATCCTATAATTTGAGAGAGGTTATTTTGTTATTGAATTTCTGTTATTTCTTCTCTTTATATTTTATCCCGATTCAATTGCATCAGGCGGTCGTGTTTATCGACAAGATTGTGCAACGGGCGTTCGGATTGGTTACCGTACTTATCTTTTTATTCGCTACTTGCTTGATCTTCTTGAATGTAGGGGATATTCTGGCTACCTTCCTCTTGGTCTATTACGGGGTTTCTATCATCTTGTTTTCGCTTTGGCGGGTTTTTGTGCGCTTATCCTTAAAGTTTTATAGGCGAAAAGGCTATAACTTTAAGAAGGTGGTGATTGTGGGTGCGGGAAAGAATGGTATGGAGCTTTACCAAGTTATGAAAGATGATTTGAGCTATGGGTTTAGTGTAAAGGGGTTCTTTGATGACAATGACTCGTTGAAAGACGTTTTACCTAATTATTTGGGTAAGACGAGTGAGGTGGAAGCGTATGTGCTGGAGCATGATATTGATGAGATTTATTGTACCTTGCCGGGTACGAACAACGGAAAGATCGTACGGCTTCTGAATTTCGCCGAGAAGAAGATGGTGCGCTTCTATATCGTGCCCGAGTTTTACCGGGATGTAAAGAAGAGTATGGTGATGGAGGTGATGGAATCGATCCCATTGCTGACGGTCCGCCGGGAGCCTTTGCAATCCGCCTATAACCGGTTCTTGAAACGGACGTTCGATATATTTTTCTCTTTGGTGATTTTGCTCACGATTTATCCGATCCTGTACATCGTGGTCGGTATAATGATCAAGTTAAGCTCACCCGGCCCGATTTTGTTTAAGCAGAAACGTACGGGATTGTATGGGCATGACTTCGAATGTTTTAAATTTCGTACGATGAAGGTGAACGCGCAGGCCGATACCTTGCAGGCCGTCAAGGATGATCCCCGGAAGACCCGGATCGGCGATTTCTTGCGCCGGACGAATCTGGATGAGTTCCCTCAGTTCGTGAACGTCTTGCTGGGCGATATGTCCGTGGTAGGCCCTCGTCCGCATATGTTGAAGCATACCGAGCAGTACTCGGCGTTGATCGATAAGTATATGGTGCGGCATTTGGTGAAACCGGGAGTAACGGGGTGGGCGCAAGTCACCGGTTACCGGGGTGAGACCAAGACGCTGGAGCAGATGGAAGGACGTGTGAAGAGAGATGTGTGGTATATAGAGAATTGGACGTTCTTCCTTGATTTAAAGATTATTGTGGTTACGGTACTGAATATGTTCAAGGGAGAGAAGAATGCGTATTGA